TGTTACGTTCACTGCGGGTTAGCTTCTGAAGTCTGATGCTTTCTCATCTTTTGATGAAACAATAAATAGACAACAGGTTGTCAATTGATACATTCACAATAaaggtatgttttattttgtgcccCCAAAGTGTCCAAAAAATGCAATCAGTTTAACAGTAAATGTAAGGAgtgtaaatgtattgtgtccAAGTAGCCCTGGTTCAGGGAGTGAACCCTGCAGCACTGTTTCCTGACACTCCTCACTTCTTCTCTTGCTCCAATCCTTCTCCACATTCCCCCCCGCCCCTCCTCACCTGGACCCCCAGCCCATTCTGTCAGAGTATGCAGGGAGTTTCTTCCATGTAACTCCTGGGACAGAAATGGGAATGACTTGAACGTGGGAGCATTGATCCGCTTTGGAATGACTATTTTCTTAAATTCCTCGCCTTTATAATCATCTTAATCTGCATTTTGGAATTACCTGCACCTTAATCTGGATCTTGATATAGACAGCATCACTTCAGAATCATTTTGGATATGTggggagaaacagaaagacagcTTCAGGTTTTACTCATCACGAGTTCTGCAGGGACCAAATGCACAAGTCAGAGATGCCATTTTAACCACGTTTACCCAGGGAGACTGAATTCATACCGAAGATCCTAAGGTGATgaccaaaatatgttttaccttTCATCTTTCAAAGTTTGATTGATTAAATGGGGTTGGGGTTGGGTGGATTTAAAGTAGAAGTCCTTGCCCCTCGATGGTGACAGTACTTGCACAGAAAAGTCCTTCCTTTCCGAAcagaaaaagctctttaaacTACCGTTCATTGACATGTGCTTCCTTGTGCTGTTGAGAGAAAAGGAATCCAGacatctgaaaaataattgtattaagtacaataaaaatgacaatatttataataaatacaaaaccatTTCCAATATACAATAAAAGAATATTGAATGCAATACTTCCATGTTTGAGCTACACAATGAAATGCACTAGGCAGATCTCACAGACTATAAAAAGCTGcgcattttaattaaattaattgtatttcagGAAATTGCACTGAATATTATTAACATGTAGGTtatgtcttttatttgtatgtgaTGGATTTGTGGTCAGCATTTCAAATGACGTTCTTCTCCAGATGAGCCTCAATGGCAATACAAACAGAACTCTAAGACAAGAGTCAGCCGGATCTTACAGAGGAGAGTCTTCAGAATGCTCAGAACCTGCATGTCACACAGAGCGCCCCTCTAGATCTCTGTTCAGAATGTAGATCTGTGAAGAGAGTGTGATCAGTGCCAGGATGTGAATCTATACTTGCACACAGTGCCAGCGTCTCAGAGCTGAATGCAATTACATTAATATCAGGCTGCCTCTCCTGTGCTGGTGCAGGGGGTGGGGGCTGCAGGAGGTAATTTCATGAATGAAAGGACAGAATTGTTCCTCCAAGGTTTTGACCAAGCACTGGCCAAACCCTGACTGGCCTTTAATTAGAACTATTAacccagagagagggaggaagggaacgCCAGAGGGCcttcttggggggggggggggggggggagaacaGATGGGCAGGTGGTGTTCAACATCAGAGCCCTGTCTTCTTCTAAATGCTCTGTGCAGTATTTGATGCATGTGGAGGTTTAAAGTGatgtagatttactcaagtactgtactttagtattttcagtttatgcaactttatacttctactacacttgtactttacttcagtatttttcgttttgctactttaagtatattttgttgTCCATAGTCGGGGTTTTAGTAGCAGTAGCTGATAGTTGCAGCATTAGCTGTAGTGTTAAAGGCTTCAGAAGTATAGCAGCAggaataaaatattattttaaattgtatgtaCTTACAGTGTACCTGTACAAATATGTACCACGGAccgatatatatatttagagaAGACAGGGGTTACACTTTGCAAACTTCTAAATGTAGAGgtctttttaaacttttaagtAAAATTTGATTATTACTTGGCAACAGAACTGGACGGCTGGGTGAAGATGGACGAAAGTTTGGTTGTACATTATTAATCAGCTATTATTTACCATCACTGGACCAGAATAACCAAAATGATTGTAGGTTTGGGTCATTTCTTAATAGGCAGAGGGTACAtatgggtttttatttttggattaacAGATGGAGGAGCTTACTGTGGACCTATAAATGATATGTTAATGTGTACCGTAAAGTAGAGGGTATTGAGGTAATTGTGGACTAACAGGTGATGCTTACTACTGTTATGATTGTCATCAGTCCAGTAGGTGATATTTTCCCTTGTAATAATGAggtacagtggggagaacaagtatttgatacactgccgattttgcaggttttcccacttacaaagtaTGTAGAGGTCTGcaatttgtatcataggtagtcttcaactgtgagagacggaatctaaaacaaaaatccagaaaatcacattgtttgatttttaagtaattaatttgcattttactgcatgatacaagtatttgatacatcagaaaaacagaacctaatatttggtacagagacctttgtttgcaattacagagatcagatgtttcctgtagttcttgaccaggtttgcacacacttgcagcagggattttggcccactcctccatacagatcttctccagatccttcaggtttcgggcctgtcgctgggcaatacggactttcagctccctccaaagattttctattgggttcaggtctggagacttGCTAGGCCACTCCAcgaccttgagatgcttcttacggagccactccttagttgccctggctgtgtgtttcgggtcgttgacatgctggaagacccagccacgagccatcttcaatgctcttactgagggaaggagtttgttggccaagatctcgcgatacatggccccatccatcctcccctcaatacggtgcagtcatcctgtcccctttgcagaaaagcatccccaaagaatgatgtttccacctccatgcttcacggttgggatggtgttcttggggttgtactcatccttcttcttcctccaaacaaggtgagtggagtttagaccaaaaagctctatttttgtctcatcagaccacatgaccttctcccattcctcctctggatcatccagatggtcattggcaaacttcagatgggccaggacatgcgctggcttgagcagggggaccttgcgtgcgctgcaggattttaatccatgacagcgtagtgtgttactaatggttttctttgagactgtggtcccagctctcttcaggtcattgaccaggtcctgccgtgtagttctgggctgatccctcaccttcctcatgatcattgatgccccacaaggtgagatcttgcatggagccccagactgagggagattgaccgtcatcttgaacttcttccattttctaataattgcaatcctgtagcccatcccagccttgtgcaggtctacaattttatccctggtgtccttacacagctctctggtcttggccattgtggagaggttggagtctgtttgattgagtgtgtggacaggtatCTTTTATATAGttaacgagttcaaacaggtgcaattaatacaggtaatgagtggagaacaggagggcttcttaaagaaaaactaacaggtctgtgagagccggaatccttactggttggtaggtgatcaaatacttatgtcatgcaataaaatgcaaattaattatttaaaaatcaaacaatgtgattttctggatttttgttttagattccgtctctcacagttgaagagtacctatgataaaaatcacagacctctacatgctttgtaagtgggaaaacctgcaaaatcggcagtgtatcaaatacttgctCCCCCACTGTAGGCACCCATTAGTTGAAGTAATACCTTGTTCCCTAACTTCTGTTACAAGTTGTTAACAAGTAGTCACTGTGCAGACACAGTGGAACAGTAAGACTGTAGCTGTTATCCTGCACACTGAGCAGGTAGTATGTTCTTCATGTTCTTCTGGCACCATGTTTTCATGATGTCACTGACTTCAGCCGGCAAGTGAAAGGTTTCACagaacacacaggaaacaggaaatgacacTTAGGTCAACGAACGATTTACAAGCTCTCACTCTCAGAGCCTTCAGTGAGACTCGGAGTCTCACCTCCCAACAGATTGTTTATGCTCATGCTTTCCTTAAAACATGCTCCCTTAAAAGCATTTACGAAGAACATCCATTCAATACGGGACGTTGTTATAATAGCTGCTGTGATTCAAACAGTTTACACATtacccaattttttttttctctttcctggcCTGGCTCGtgttctccctctctttgaGAATCCTCTCGTTCTTCCTCTCTCGCTGTATTCCCACCTCATCTTCACTCTACAAAATGTGTCCACCTATTAAATGATCCTCATCTTCACATCTgttgtgccccccccccacctcactctcttctctccccccaGATGCCCTCTCGCTGCAGGAATGCGCTGAACATCGTGGTCACCACCCTCTTTGCTGCGGTGGTTCTCTTCACCATCCTGCTGGCCTATGTCACAGGTTGGTGTCTTGTCTTCAGTGAtggatgcacacacagaaacacaacggCAAGTGACTTGTGACTAATCTGACTTTTCTCcatgtcttttatttgtatttcaggCTACCAGTTCATCCACACTGAGCAGCACCACCTCTCCTTCGGCCTCTATGGTgccttcctctccctccatctcctcctccagagCCTCTTTGCCTTCTTGGAGCACCGGCGCATGAGGACCCCTGCCCGGCCGCAGCACCTCCGTCGCACCGTGGCCCTCTGCATCGCTGCCTTCCAGGAGGACCCGGACTACCTGAGGAAGTGCCTGCGCAGCATCCGGCGGATCTCCTTCCCTGGCCTGAaggtggtgctggtggtggacGGGAACCGGCCAGAAGACCGCTACATGATTGACATTTTCCAGGAGGTGATGGGCGGGGCTGACCAAGCTGGCAGTATGGTGTGGAAGGGAAACTACCACAGtgatgggggaggaggaggaggagtggcaGGTGGAGGAAGGAGCACTGTGCACATGGAGGAGGCTGCACGGGTGTCCAGGCTGGTCAGAGGCTGCCGGTACTCCTGCATCATGCAGGAGTGGGGGGGCAAAAGAGAGGTGATGTACACCGCCTTTAAAGCACTGGGGGACAGTGTGGATTATGTGCAGGTAAGGGCCATACTCCGAAACCGTATGCATGTACAATTAAAGAGAACATAAAATAATTGGCCCATGTAAAAACATGGGATTGATGTGGCCCTTTAAAGCTGGAGGAAAGTTTAAAGGGCCACACCAATTGCagaatttaaaaacagcttATGGTTATTGCTGGTATTTATATCGGCCTTGCTTCCTAGCTGGTGCAAACAGGTATCAGCATTCCTCTGAATACATTTTGACTTAAACCTGGACATTATTTGCATATTGTAAGCAGTGTGTTTGAAGCACAGCTGTTTCTGGAGGAGAAACAGAACCATAAGGTACATGTGATTCTTTGGTTTCCTTACATTGCCTTTCTGTTTTCTTGAGTCTCCACAGAAACTAAGAACCTTACACTACATGTTAAGGCTAATAACATTCTTAAATCAGAATTAAAACGATATTTAAAACTTCTGTGACTCATCTTAACTGAAAACATTTGACTTATTGTGTTTACCTATTTGCCCTCCAATCCAAATGAACAACACAGCCAGCTGTTGCATGTCTTCTGTGCCCTTGGTTTGGGTCAAAGGTCATGTCCACAGCTGAGCCAGTTCTGTGTGGTTTGAATTACCCAGCTGGGATCTCTATCAGCAGCCTCTCATTTCACTCATGAAATTTGAGCATAATCAGTgttctgaaacatctgcagccTTAATTTGACCAAAGGATGTGTATGTGTAAGTCTATGATCCTCAGCTTGATTGCAGCCTCTGTGTTGGTTGTGTCCTGTTTCAGGTGTGTGACTCAGACACTGTTCTGGACCCAGCATGTACCTTAGAAATGCTGAAGATCCTTGAGGACGATCCGATGGTGGGAGGAGTTGGTGGAGACGTACAGGTATAGAACAATAACTTTCAATCGTAAacttataaaaatataaagtatatttaagACCTAGGATGTTTAGTCTGCAATTCAACTTAGACCCTCTAAAGCTCCCCTGTGTGAATGCTCCTTGCAGCGTGGCATCCATGTCCTGACTATTCTTTTTCCTGTTTAAACTTGTTCTGGCTGATTTCTCTCTACTTTTCCTTCCTCCAGATCCTAAACAAGTATGACTCGTGGATCTCCTTCCTCAGTAGCGTGCGCTACTGGATGGCCTTCAACATCGAGCGGGCCTGCCAGTCCTACTTTGGTTGCGTCCAGTGTATAAGCGGCCCTCTG
Above is a genomic segment from Eleginops maclovinus isolate JMC-PN-2008 ecotype Puerto Natales chromosome 2, JC_Emac_rtc_rv5, whole genome shotgun sequence containing:
- the has3 gene encoding hyaluronan synthase 3, which produces MPSRCRNALNIVVTTLFAAVVLFTILLAYVTGYQFIHTEQHHLSFGLYGAFLSLHLLLQSLFAFLEHRRMRTPARPQHLRRTVALCIAAFQEDPDYLRKCLRSIRRISFPGLKVVLVVDGNRPEDRYMIDIFQEVMGGADQAGSMVWKGNYHSDGGGGGGVAGGGRSTVHMEEAARVSRLVRGCRYSCIMQEWGGKREVMYTAFKALGDSVDYVQVCDSDTVLDPACTLEMLKILEDDPMVGGVGGDVQILNKYDSWISFLSSVRYWMAFNIERACQSYFGCVQCISGPLGMYRNSLLQRFLEPWYHQTFLGSKCSFGDDRHLTNRVLSFGYKTKFTARSQCQTETPTQYLRWLNQQTRWSKSYFREWLYNALWFHKHSLWMTYESVVTGFFPFFLVATVIHLFYRGRLWNILLFLLTVQLVGMVKATYACFLRGSLVMIFMSLYSLLYMSSLLPAKIFALLTINKAGWGTSGRRKIIVNFIGAVPVTAWAIVLLGGVVYTIYCESQEPLSETEKVLLIVGTLLYACYWIILLVLYLAIVAKRCNKREEQYHLPYAEA